One region of Flavobacterium pisciphilum genomic DNA includes:
- a CDS encoding IS91-like element ISCR2 family transposase, giving the protein MPHVAARTASRDRDTGRYQSHRPEQTLLYQIVDEYYPAFAALMAEQGKELPGYVQREFEEFLQCGRLEHGFLRVRCESCHAEHLVAFSCKRRGFCPSCGARRMAESAALLVDEVLPEQPMRQWVLSFPFQLRFLFASRPEIMGWVLGIVYRVIATHLVKKAGHTHQVAKTGAVTLIQRFGSALNLNVHFHMLFLDGVYVEQSHGSARFRWVKAPTSPELTQLTHTIAHRVGRYLERQGLLERDVENSYLASDAVDDDPMTPLLGHSITYRIAVGSQAGRKVFTLQTLPTSGDPFGDGIGKVAGSSLHAGVAARADERKKLERLCRYISRPAVSEKRLSLTRGGNVRYQLKTPYRDGTTHVIFEPLDFIARLAALVPKPRVNLTRFHGVFAPNSRHRALVTPAKRGRGNKVRVADEPATPAQRRASMTWAQRLKRVFNIDIETCSGCGGAMKVIACIEDPIVIKQILDHLKHKAETSGTRALPESRAPPAELLLGLFD; this is encoded by the coding sequence ATGCCTCATGTGGCGGCCAGGACGGCCAGCCGGGATCGGGATACTGGTCGTTACCAGAGCCACCGACCCGAGCAAACCCTTCTCTATCAGATCGTTGACGAGTATTACCCGGCATTCGCTGCGCTTATGGCAGAGCAGGGAAAGGAATTGCCGGGCTATGTGCAACGGGAATTTGAAGAATTTCTCCAATGCGGGCGGCTGGAGCATGGCTTTCTACGGGTTCGCTGCGAGTCTTGCCACGCCGAGCACCTGGTCGCTTTCAGCTGTAAGCGTCGCGGTTTCTGCCCGAGCTGTGGGGCGCGGCGGATGGCCGAAAGTGCCGCCTTGCTGGTTGATGAAGTACTGCCTGAACAACCCATGCGTCAGTGGGTGTTGAGCTTCCCGTTTCAGCTGCGTTTCCTGTTTGCCAGCCGGCCCGAGATCATGGGGTGGGTGCTGGGCATCGTTTACCGCGTCATTGCCACGCACCTGGTCAAGAAAGCGGGCCATACCCACCAAGTGGCCAAGACGGGCGCGGTCACCCTGATCCAGCGTTTTGGATCGGCGCTCAATCTGAATGTTCACTTCCACATGCTGTTTCTCGACGGTGTGTATGTCGAGCAATCCCACGGCTCAGCGCGTTTCCGCTGGGTCAAGGCGCCGACCAGCCCAGAGCTCACCCAGCTGACGCACACCATCGCCCACCGGGTGGGTCGCTATCTGGAACGGCAAGGCCTGCTGGAACGGGATGTCGAAAACAGCTATCTGGCCTCGGATGCGGTGGATGACGACCCGATGACACCCCTGCTGGGGCACTCGATCACTTACCGTATCGCTGTCGGTTCACAGGCGGGGCGAAAGGTGTTCACTTTGCAAACTCTGCCGACCAGTGGTGATCCGTTCGGTGACGGGATTGGCAAGGTAGCCGGGTCCAGCCTGCACGCCGGCGTGGCGGCCAGGGCCGATGAACGCAAGAAGCTCGAACGGCTGTGCCGGTACATCAGCCGCCCGGCGGTATCCGAGAAGCGGCTGTCGTTAACACGAGGCGGCAACGTGCGCTACCAGCTCAAGACGCCGTACCGGGACGGCACCACGCACGTCATTTTCGAACCATTGGATTTCATTGCAAGGCTGGCCGCCCTGGTACCGAAGCCCAGAGTCAACCTAACCCGCTTCCACGGGGTGTTCGCACCCAACAGTCGGCACCGGGCGTTGGTCACGCCGGCAAAACGGGGCAGGGGCAACAAGGTCAGGGTGGCTGATGAACCGGCAACACCAGCACAACGGCGAGCGTCGATGACATGGGCGCAACGGCTCAAGCGTGTTTTCAATATCGACATCGAGACCTGCAGCGGCTGCGGCGGCGCCATGAAAGTCATCGCCTGCATTGAAGACCCTATAGTGATCAAGCAGATCCTTGATCACCTGAAGCACAAAGCCGAAACCAGCGGGACCAGGGCGTTACCCGAAAGCCGGGCGCCACCGGCTGAGCTGCTCCTGGGTCTGTTTGACTGA
- the mobB gene encoding conjugal transfer protein MobB — protein sequence MVAKIGKGSNMYGAILYNQQKVETENGAVLLLNKIPDTMDGRYSVAYFNKCFEPYLSANIRTEKTVRHISLNPDPKDTVSDEQFTEMAQEYMERMGYGNQPYIVFKHTDIDRTHIHIVSTCVGIDGRKIPDDYDHPRSMAICRDLETKYNLHKATEQEQKHDSRNFKKVEQQKGDIKSQIASVVRHLPKYYQYTSIGTYNALLSFLNITAEEIKGERNGEPVHGLVYFALNDKGEKASKPFKASLFGKHAGVNGLQRHFEQSKEKMKTNPAKSVLKNSVELAIHTTNSEKEFKKQLAEQDIHTVVRRNDSGRIYGITFIDNGSRTVWNGSQLDRNLSANLFNDWWNNGNKPALKAQDSPVSDTNTIDHQPTKDLFEFITQEHSHSSDLGLFSLLPQAQGEDYEEQDFANRMKKKKKTRQKK from the coding sequence ATGGTTGCAAAAATCGGAAAGGGAAGCAATATGTACGGAGCTATTTTGTACAATCAGCAGAAAGTGGAAACGGAAAACGGAGCGGTTCTGTTGCTGAATAAGATACCCGACACAATGGACGGTAGGTATTCCGTTGCGTACTTCAACAAGTGTTTTGAGCCGTATCTGTCTGCCAATATCCGAACGGAAAAGACGGTACGGCACATTTCATTGAACCCCGACCCGAAAGACACGGTAAGCGATGAACAGTTTACCGAAATGGCACAGGAATATATGGAGCGTATGGGTTACGGCAATCAGCCGTATATCGTATTCAAACATACGGACATTGACCGCACGCATATACACATCGTTTCGACCTGCGTGGGCATTGACGGCAGGAAAATCCCCGATGATTACGACCACCCTCGCTCAATGGCTATCTGTCGGGATTTGGAAACGAAATACAATCTGCACAAAGCTACCGAGCAGGAACAGAAACACGACAGCAGAAATTTCAAAAAGGTAGAACAGCAGAAAGGCGATATAAAAAGCCAAATAGCTTCGGTAGTGCGACACCTGCCGAAGTATTACCAATATACAAGCATTGGGACATACAACGCTTTGCTTTCGTTTTTGAATATTACGGCAGAGGAAATAAAAGGCGAACGCAACGGAGAGCCTGTACACGGATTGGTATATTTTGCTTTGAACGACAAGGGAGAAAAGGCAAGCAAACCGTTCAAAGCGTCTTTGTTTGGCAAGCACGCAGGAGTAAACGGATTACAACGGCACTTTGAACAATCCAAAGAGAAGATGAAAACCAACCCTGCGAAGTCTGTTCTCAAAAATTCGGTGGAACTTGCCATTCACACCACAAACAGCGAAAAGGAATTTAAAAAGCAACTTGCCGAACAGGACATTCACACCGTTGTCCGCAGAAACGACAGCGGACGGATTTATGGTATTACTTTTATTGACAATGGTAGCCGTACTGTTTGGAATGGCTCGCAGTTGGACAGAAACCTGTCGGCAAATCTGTTTAACGATTGGTGGAACAACGGAAACAAACCCGCATTGAAAGCACAGGACAGCCCTGTTTCCGATACGAACACGATAGACCACCAACCGACCAAAGACCTTTTCGAGTTTATCACGCAGGAACATTCGCACAGTTCTGATTTGGGATTGTTCAGCCTGTTGCCCCAAGCACAGGGCGAAGATTACGAGGAACAGGATTTTGCCAATAGAATGAAGAAAAAGAAGAAAACAAGACAAAAAAAATAA
- a CDS encoding LysR family transcriptional regulator: protein MNVGILSGRIPLISLVQFIAVAEHLNFRHAAKALGISQSSVSARVKALEDNLGVLLFERHARGVRLTDAGRHFMERVTAGVDQLDHAVKTAE from the coding sequence GTGAATGTCGGTATCCTGTCTGGCAGGATACCGCTCATTTCCCTTGTTCAGTTCATCGCCGTCGCCGAGCATCTGAATTTTCGGCATGCGGCCAAGGCACTTGGTATCAGCCAGTCGAGCGTCAGCGCGCGTGTGAAAGCGCTGGAGGATAACCTTGGTGTCCTGCTATTTGAGCGCCATGCGCGGGGCGTTCGGCTAACAGACGCAGGCAGGCACTTCATGGAGCGTGTCACGGCGGGTGTCGATCAACTCGATCACGCAGTGAAGACCGCGGAGTGA
- a CDS encoding recombinase family protein — protein sequence MKRADLYIRVSTDEQADKGYSQRDQEERLKRYCATNKIAVGQVIYEDHSAKTFNRPEWTRLLNSLKKRSSKTDLILFTKWDRFSRNAGDAYQMISTLNKLGIEPQAVEQPLDLSIPENKMMLAIYLSAPEVENDRRALNTFYGMRRARKEGRLMGRAPFGYINRSKEDGRKYIAPKEPEATAMLWAFNEIAKGVFACDQVRQKMNKLHKTTISRSAFHVAVRNPLYYGKIFIAKFKDEEAHLVQGQHEPLISKDLFDRVQLILDGNKRVERPNTKILSDENLPLRGFLVCPECGRNLTGSASKGRTSRYYYYHCVSSCGFRQKAELANDIFEKSMRQFALNGTSQIVKRLLLDNYKKFAKNPFDEKKQIAQEIDKLNARLSVARNKLLSEIIDDEEYLEIKDECRKRIESLEEQLSKDGSDTKKINVEKSLDRALKYIESIPKMYSEGEIRTRRDIIGSIFPEKLEFDGKTYRTARMNVIANYIFQITNGLLQKKNRTNESKFHLSCLVAGTGLEPVTFGL from the coding sequence ATGAAAAGAGCCGATTTATACATACGTGTTTCCACCGATGAACAAGCGGACAAGGGATATTCACAGCGTGACCAAGAGGAACGCCTGAAAAGATACTGTGCAACCAATAAGATTGCTGTTGGGCAGGTTATTTATGAAGACCATTCCGCCAAGACCTTTAACCGTCCCGAATGGACAAGATTATTGAACAGCCTTAAAAAGAGAAGTTCAAAAACTGACCTTATCCTGTTTACCAAATGGGACAGGTTCAGCCGTAATGCTGGCGATGCTTATCAAATGATTAGCACACTCAACAAACTTGGTATAGAGCCACAGGCGGTAGAACAGCCGTTAGACCTCTCCATTCCCGAAAACAAGATGATGCTTGCCATATATCTTTCTGCTCCCGAAGTAGAGAATGACCGCAGAGCATTGAATACGTTCTACGGTATGCGTAGGGCAAGGAAAGAGGGGCGTTTGATGGGTAGAGCACCTTTTGGATATATCAATAGAAGCAAAGAGGACGGACGAAAATACATTGCTCCGAAAGAACCTGAAGCAACAGCTATGCTGTGGGCTTTCAACGAAATAGCCAAAGGCGTGTTTGCCTGTGACCAAGTACGGCAAAAAATGAATAAGTTGCACAAGACAACTATAAGCCGAAGTGCATTTCACGTTGCCGTACGCAATCCGCTGTACTACGGTAAGATATTCATTGCCAAATTCAAGGACGAAGAAGCACATTTGGTGCAGGGTCAGCACGAACCACTTATATCCAAAGACCTCTTTGATAGGGTACAACTGATATTGGACGGAAACAAAAGGGTAGAACGTCCCAATACCAAAATACTTTCAGACGAGAACTTGCCCCTACGTGGTTTCTTGGTATGTCCCGAATGCGGTCGCAACCTAACGGGAAGTGCTTCCAAAGGAAGAACAAGCCGTTATTACTACTATCATTGTGTTTCCTCTTGTGGCTTTCGTCAAAAAGCCGAATTAGCCAACGATATTTTTGAAAAGAGTATGCGACAGTTTGCGTTGAACGGTACTTCTCAAATAGTAAAAAGACTTCTGTTGGACAACTACAAGAAATTCGCAAAAAATCCGTTTGACGAAAAGAAACAGATTGCACAGGAAATAGATAAACTGAATGCAAGGTTATCAGTAGCACGCAACAAACTGCTGTCTGAAATTATTGATGACGAGGAATATCTCGAAATCAAAGATGAGTGTAGGAAACGGATTGAGAGTTTGGAAGAACAGTTGAGCAAGGACGGTTCTGATACCAAGAAAATCAACGTAGAAAAGTCTTTGGACAGGGCTTTGAAATACATAGAAAGCATTCCTAAAATGTACAGCGAGGGCGAAATCAGAACAAGACGGGATATAATTGGTTCGATATTCCCCGAAAAATTGGAGTTTGACGGAAAAACTTATCGAACCGCTCGAATGAATGTAATCGCAAACTATATCTTTCAGATAACCAACGGATTACTCCAAAAAAAGAACAGGACAAACGAAAGTAAATTTCATTTGTCCTGTTTAGTAGCGGGAACAGGACTCGAACCTGTGACCTTCGGGTTATGA
- the floR gene encoding chloramphenicol/florfenicol efflux MFS transporter FloR, giving the protein MTTTRPAWAYTLPAALLLMAPFDILASLAMDIYLPVVPAMPGILNTTPAMIQLTLSLYMVMLGVGQVIFGPLSDRIGRRPILLAGATAFVIASLGAAWSSTAPAFVAFRLLQAVGASAMLVATFATVRDVYANRPEGVVIYGLFSSMLAFVPALGPIAGALIGEFLGWQAIFITLAILAMLALLNAGFRWHETRPLDQVKTRRSVLPIFASPAFWVYTVGFSAGMGTFFVFFSTAPRVLIGQAEYSEIGFSFAFATVGLVMIVTTRFAKSFVARWGIAGCVARGMALLVCGAVLLGIGELYGSPSFLTFILPMWVVAVGIVFTVSVTANGALAEFDDIAGSAVAFYFCVQSLIVSIVGTLAVALLKGDTAWPVICYATAMAVLVSLGLVLLRLRGAATEKSPVV; this is encoded by the coding sequence ATGACCACCACACGCCCCGCGTGGGCCTATACGCTGCCGGCAGCACTGCTGCTGATGGCTCCTTTCGACATCCTCGCTTCACTGGCGATGGATATTTATCTCCCTGTCGTTCCAGCGATGCCCGGCATCCTGAACACGACGCCCGCTATGATCCAACTCACGTTGAGCCTCTATATGGTGATGCTCGGCGTGGGCCAGGTGATTTTTGGTCCGCTCTCAGACAGAATCGGGCGACGGCCAATTCTACTTGCGGGCGCAACGGCTTTCGTCATTGCGTCTCTGGGAGCAGCTTGGTCTTCAACTGCACCGGCCTTTGTCGCTTTCCGTCTACTTCAAGCAGTGGGCGCGTCGGCCATGCTGGTGGCGACGTTCGCGACGGTTCGCGACGTTTATGCCAACCGTCCTGAGGGTGTCGTCATCTACGGCCTTTTCAGTTCGATGCTGGCGTTCGTGCCTGCGCTCGGCCCTATCGCCGGAGCATTGATCGGCGAGTTCTTGGGATGGCAGGCGATATTCATTACTTTGGCTATACTGGCGATGCTCGCACTCCTAAATGCGGGTTTCAGGTGGCACGAAACCCGCCCTCTGGATCAAGTCAAGACGCGCCGATCTGTCTTGCCGATCTTCGCGAGTCCGGCTTTTTGGGTTTACACTGTCGGCTTTAGCGCCGGTATGGGCACCTTCTTCGTCTTCTTCTCGACGGCTCCCCGTGTGCTCATAGGCCAAGCGGAATATTCCGAGATCGGATTCAGCTTTGCCTTCGCCACTGTCGGGCTTGTAATGATCGTGACAACCCGTTTCGCGAAGTCCTTTGTCGCCAGATGGGGCATCGCAGGATGCGTGGCGCGTGGGATGGCGTTGCTTGTTTGCGGAGCGGTCCTGTTGGGGATCGGCGAACTTTACGGCTCGCCGTCATTCCTCACCTTCATCCTACCGATGTGGGTTGTCGCGGTCGGTATTGTCTTCACGGTGTCCGTTACCGCGAACGGCGCTTTGGCAGAGTTCGACGACATCGCGGGATCAGCGGTCGCGTTCTACTTCTGCGTTCAAAGCCTGATAGTCAGCATTGTCGGGACATTGGCGGTGGCACTTTTAAAAGGTGACACAGCGTGGCCCGTGATCTGTTACGCCACGGCGATGGCGGTACTGGTTTCGTTGGGGCTGGTGCTCCTTCGGCTCCGTGGGGCTGCCACCGAGAAGTCGCCAGTCGTCTAA
- the catB gene encoding type B chloramphenicol O-acetyltransferase yields the protein MNFFDSPFKGKIIRDHITNPNITAGKYSYYSGYYHGHSFDDCARYLFPDRDDVDKLVIGSFCSIGSGASFIMAGNQGHRHNWISSFPFFYMPEIEAFNKAINGFENAGDTVVGNDVWIGSEAMIMPGVKIGDGAVIGSRSLVTKDVAPYTIVGGNPAKPIKKRFSDEEIQILLDIKWWDWDEDILTEAIPLICSGNIQSLFDFYNQVVKIEKRDFPYCF from the coding sequence ATGAATTTTTTCGATAGCCCATTTAAGGGCAAAATAATTAGAGACCATATTACCAACCCCAATATCACGGCTGGGAAATATTCCTACTATTCCGGTTATTATCATGGACATTCTTTTGATGACTGCGCTCGCTATTTATTTCCAGATAGAGATGACGTTGATAAATTGGTCATAGGTTCATTCTGTTCCATAGGTAGCGGTGCAAGTTTTATAATGGCGGGCAATCAAGGGCATCGACATAATTGGATATCCAGTTTTCCCTTTTTTTATATGCCGGAGATTGAAGCATTCAATAAAGCAATTAACGGATTTGAAAACGCGGGCGATACAGTTGTCGGTAATGATGTTTGGATAGGGAGCGAGGCAATGATTATGCCGGGAGTGAAGATCGGTGACGGGGCGGTAATCGGTAGTAGGTCATTAGTCACCAAAGATGTTGCCCCTTACACTATTGTCGGCGGAAACCCTGCAAAACCGATTAAAAAAAGGTTTTCGGACGAAGAGATTCAGATCCTGTTAGATATCAAGTGGTGGGATTGGGATGAAGACATATTGACCGAAGCGATACCTTTAATTTGTTCAGGCAACATACAGTCTCTTTTCGATTTTTACAACCAAGTTGTAAAAATCGAAAAGAGAGATTTCCCGTATTGTTTTTGA
- the mobA gene encoding conjugal transfer protein MobA, which yields MEEVNRKQIKKTGRKPKNDPAVHRYSISLNAEENAKFLALFDQSGMNIKAHFITACIFQKTVKTVKIDMNAVEYHAGLTKFFGQFRGIATNYNQIVKLLNTHFSEKKALAYLYKLEKQTAAMKELLLKVLILTAEFEKKYLNKE from the coding sequence ATGGAAGAAGTGAACAGAAAACAGATTAAAAAGACAGGAAGAAAACCGAAGAACGACCCTGCGGTACATCGGTATTCCATCAGTCTGAACGCAGAGGAAAACGCCAAGTTCCTTGCCCTTTTCGACCAATCGGGAATGAACATAAAGGCACATTTCATTACGGCTTGTATCTTTCAAAAGACGGTAAAAACCGTAAAAATTGATATGAATGCGGTAGAATACCACGCAGGATTGACCAAGTTTTTCGGACAGTTCAGAGGAATAGCAACCAATTACAATCAGATTGTAAAGCTGTTGAACACACACTTTTCGGAGAAAAAGGCATTGGCATACCTCTACAAATTGGAAAAACAGACCGCAGCAATGAAAGAATTATTGCTCAAAGTTTTAATCCTTACCGCAGAATTTGAAAAGAAATACCTAAACAAAGAGTAA
- a CDS encoding anaerobic C4-dicarboxylate transporter family protein gives MILVQFAILLAMILIGSRLKGIGLGVMGMIGLLIFVLIFHMRPADPPIAVLLIILAIVTTAATLQAAGGLDYLVSIAEKIIRRNPKHITFIAPFTVYFLCLFAGTAHIVYSLLPIISEVSAKKRIRPERPLSISVVASHMALTGSPMSAATASLAAVLAYSTAVVDIMKVCIPACLIGITAGVISVWKKGKELSDDPEFIEKMKNPEFAESIDKTSESNRELKPGAKTAVFIFGTAILLIIFFGAFPQFIPNVGPGTEGFAVGADGSINLTGLIIMITLSASALIMIITKTSAVSVSKMSLFTSMATAVVSVLGVVWMSATFMSANEVLIEQTFRDVTSEYPFTFAIALVIMSALTFSQAATTRIMMPIGLSLGIAPAHLIAMFPGVNGDFILPGYPTLVAAMDFDRTGTTRIGKYVVNHSFMIPGIVTIAATIASGFLLNMFL, from the coding sequence ATGATATTAGTACAGTTCGCTATACTTTTGGCTATGATCCTTATAGGGTCACGGCTTAAGGGAATTGGTCTAGGTGTTATGGGAATGATAGGACTGCTCATATTTGTCTTGATTTTTCATATGCGCCCAGCTGATCCACCTATAGCGGTACTTCTTATCATTTTAGCCATTGTAACCACAGCTGCCACATTACAGGCAGCTGGAGGTTTGGATTATTTGGTAAGCATTGCCGAAAAGATTATCCGACGTAATCCAAAGCATATTACTTTTATTGCACCATTTACAGTTTATTTTTTATGCTTGTTTGCGGGTACAGCACATATTGTTTATTCGCTACTTCCCATTATATCAGAGGTATCAGCAAAAAAAAGAATACGTCCAGAAAGGCCATTGAGTATATCAGTAGTTGCATCACACATGGCACTTACAGGTAGCCCAATGAGTGCTGCTACAGCTTCATTGGCAGCGGTACTTGCTTATTCTACAGCAGTTGTAGATATTATGAAAGTATGTATTCCGGCTTGTTTGATAGGGATTACAGCAGGGGTTATTTCTGTGTGGAAAAAAGGCAAAGAACTTAGTGATGATCCAGAGTTTATAGAAAAAATGAAAAATCCAGAATTTGCTGAGAGTATTGACAAAACATCAGAGTCAAATAGAGAATTAAAGCCAGGTGCTAAAACGGCTGTTTTTATCTTTGGTACTGCAATATTACTTATTATCTTTTTTGGTGCTTTTCCACAATTCATACCCAATGTTGGTCCAGGAACCGAAGGATTTGCTGTAGGAGCAGATGGCTCTATTAATCTTACGGGATTAATTATAATGATAACACTTTCAGCTTCAGCATTGATAATGATTATTACAAAAACATCTGCTGTTTCAGTATCAAAAATGAGTCTGTTTACTTCAATGGCAACTGCGGTTGTATCTGTACTAGGAGTAGTATGGATGAGTGCTACTTTTATGAGTGCTAATGAAGTTTTGATAGAACAGACCTTCAGAGATGTTACATCAGAATATCCGTTTACGTTTGCTATTGCTTTGGTAATTATGAGTGCTTTAACTTTCAGTCAGGCCGCAACCACTAGAATAATGATGCCAATAGGCTTGTCATTAGGAATTGCACCTGCACATCTTATAGCAATGTTTCCTGGCGTAAATGGAGATTTTATATTACCAGGTTACCCAACACTAGTTGCTGCTATGGACTTTGACCGCACCGGTACAACCCGCATTGGTAAATATGTGGTTAACCACAGTTTTATGATTCCGGGTATTGTTACTATTGCCGCAACTATAGCTTCAGGCTTTTTATTAAACATGTTTTTATAA